Proteins co-encoded in one Kutzneria chonburiensis genomic window:
- a CDS encoding NADAR domain-containing protein — MSSVEDLIRAEDAGQRLKYVCFWGHEPRHDGRIGASCLSQWWPAEFTVDGLVFPTAEHFMMHRKALLFGDEDTAARILRARHPNEAKNLGREVRGYDEEVWRASRFDLVVAGNLAKFGQHALLGRYLLGTADRVLVEASPLDRIWGIGLAADDERTASPRTWLGSNLLGFVLMAVREQLVGASLIGGREKRDITILDHDRGWARRFRVERSRIRKALGDNALRIDHIGSTAVPGLAAKPVVDIQVSVADANREETYLPQLEAAGYHLRVRQPDHRMVRTAEFDVHVHICPTGGKWERDHLLFRDWLRTSSADRLAYEKLKRDLATRDWFDMNQYAEAKGDLIDEILGRAEHWAARTAWSVDHPR; from the coding sequence ATGAGCAGCGTCGAGGACCTGATCCGTGCCGAGGACGCCGGGCAGCGGCTCAAGTACGTGTGCTTCTGGGGCCATGAGCCACGGCACGACGGGCGGATCGGCGCCTCGTGCCTGAGCCAGTGGTGGCCCGCGGAGTTCACCGTCGACGGGCTCGTGTTCCCGACCGCCGAGCACTTCATGATGCACCGCAAGGCCTTGCTGTTCGGCGACGAGGACACCGCCGCGCGAATACTGCGGGCTCGGCATCCGAATGAGGCCAAGAACCTCGGCCGTGAGGTTCGCGGCTATGACGAGGAGGTGTGGAGGGCCAGCCGCTTCGACCTGGTCGTGGCCGGCAACCTGGCCAAGTTCGGGCAGCACGCCTTGCTGGGCCGGTACCTGCTCGGCACCGCTGACCGGGTGTTGGTCGAGGCCTCGCCCCTGGACCGGATCTGGGGCATCGGCCTCGCCGCCGACGACGAGCGCACCGCCTCGCCGCGCACGTGGCTCGGGTCGAACCTGCTCGGGTTCGTGCTCATGGCCGTTCGTGAGCAGCTGGTCGGCGCCAGTCTCATTGGTGGCCGGGAGAAGCGGGACATCACCATCCTCGACCACGACCGCGGGTGGGCCCGGCGCTTCCGCGTCGAACGCTCACGTATCCGCAAAGCCTTGGGAGATAACGCCCTTCGTATCGACCACATCGGCTCCACCGCCGTGCCCGGCCTCGCCGCCAAGCCGGTCGTCGACATCCAGGTCAGCGTCGCCGACGCCAACCGAGAGGAGACCTATCTACCCCAACTCGAAGCCGCCGGCTACCACCTACGCGTGCGCCAGCCCGACCATCGCATGGTCCGCACCGCCGAGTTCGACGTGCACGTGCACATCTGTCCCACCGGCGGCAAGTGGGAACGCGACCACCTGTTGTTCCGCGACTGGCTCCGCACCAGCTCAGCCGACCGCCTCGCCTACGAGAAGCTCAAACGCGACCTCGCCACCCGGGACTGGTTCGACATGAACCAGTACGCCGAAGCCAAGGGCGACCTCATCGACGAAATCCTCGGCCGCGCCGAACACTGGGCGGCCCGGACAGCCTGGTCCGTCGACCACCCCCGCTAA
- a CDS encoding TetR/AcrR family transcriptional regulator, with product MPRAARKAQMLAVAEEVFAERGYLAASMDEIAERVGVSKPMLYEYFGSKEGLLVGCIDKARTELREATEQAVIHADSPENMLRLGLLAFFRFIAERRQSYGLLRHEAAVTVPSAVEEIEAIRRQQTDLMVGWMGLALPAADPLELEAAAEILVGSCERLAQWCERRPEVTPERATDLLMAAVWTGLSAHAAP from the coding sequence ATGCCCCGCGCGGCCCGCAAGGCCCAGATGCTGGCCGTGGCCGAGGAGGTCTTCGCCGAGCGCGGCTACCTCGCCGCCTCCATGGACGAGATCGCCGAGCGGGTCGGTGTGTCCAAGCCCATGCTCTACGAGTACTTCGGCTCCAAGGAGGGCCTGCTCGTCGGCTGCATCGACAAGGCGCGGACCGAGCTGCGCGAGGCCACCGAGCAGGCCGTCATCCACGCCGACAGTCCCGAGAACATGCTGCGCCTCGGCCTGCTGGCCTTCTTCCGCTTCATCGCCGAGCGCCGCCAGTCCTACGGCCTGCTCCGGCACGAGGCCGCGGTGACCGTGCCGTCGGCCGTCGAGGAGATCGAGGCCATCCGCCGCCAGCAGACCGACCTGATGGTCGGCTGGATGGGCCTGGCCCTGCCCGCCGCCGACCCCCTCGAACTCGAGGCCGCCGCCGAGATCCTGGTCGGCTCCTGCGAGCGCCTGGCCCAGTGGTGCGAGCGCCGTCCCGAGGTCACGCCGGAACGCGCCACCGACCTGCTCATGGCCGCGGTCTGGACCGGCCTCTCCGCCCACGCCGCCCCCTGA
- a CDS encoding flavin-containing monooxygenase, with protein MGGQDTSVVIIGTGFSGLGMAIQLKQAGRHDFVILEKAEDVGGTWRDNTYPGCACDIPSHLYSFSYEQKPEWSRLYAGQREIWDYLRICADKHNLRGHIRFGVKVTGAVFDDDSKRWTVRTESGDTYTADAIVAGIGALHIPSVPDLPGMERFQGESFHSAQWNHDYDLTGKRVAVIGTGASAIQFVPEIAKQVDKLTLFQRTPAWVMPKADRPVNKVEKTLFRNLPATQWLRRTALFWALDSRALAFTFNPKLMKFASQPVRKQIKEQVHDRELRRKLTPDYTMGCKRVLISNDYYPTFNRPNVDLVTEGVTEVREHSVVTADGVEHEVDAIIFGTGFHVTDAFDYLDIKGRNGVDLTSQWREKGLETYLGIGVSGFPNLFFLLGPNTGLGHNSVVLMIEAQARYVLQCLGLLASHDVAAMDVRPAPQRKFNLEIQRKLRKGVWSVGGCKSWYLDSAGVNRTVWPGFVWQYVLRTRKVQLADYELLAATRAATPVG; from the coding sequence ATGGGCGGGCAGGACACCAGCGTCGTCATCATCGGCACCGGCTTCTCCGGGCTCGGCATGGCCATCCAGCTCAAGCAGGCCGGCCGGCACGACTTCGTCATCCTGGAGAAGGCCGAGGACGTCGGCGGCACCTGGCGGGACAACACCTACCCGGGCTGCGCCTGCGACATCCCCTCGCACCTGTACTCCTTCTCGTACGAGCAGAAGCCGGAGTGGAGCCGGCTGTACGCGGGCCAGCGGGAGATCTGGGACTACCTGCGGATCTGCGCCGACAAGCACAACCTGCGCGGGCACATCCGGTTCGGCGTGAAGGTCACCGGCGCGGTCTTCGACGACGACAGCAAGCGCTGGACGGTGCGGACCGAGAGCGGTGACACCTACACCGCCGACGCCATCGTGGCCGGCATCGGCGCGCTGCACATCCCGTCCGTCCCGGACCTGCCGGGCATGGAGCGCTTCCAGGGCGAGAGCTTCCACTCGGCGCAGTGGAACCACGACTACGACCTCACCGGCAAGCGCGTCGCGGTCATCGGCACCGGGGCCAGCGCCATCCAGTTCGTGCCGGAGATCGCCAAGCAGGTCGACAAGCTCACCCTCTTCCAGCGCACGCCGGCCTGGGTGATGCCGAAGGCCGACCGGCCGGTCAACAAGGTCGAGAAGACCCTGTTCCGCAACCTGCCGGCCACCCAGTGGCTGCGCCGAACCGCGCTGTTCTGGGCACTGGACTCCCGGGCGCTGGCGTTCACCTTCAACCCGAAGCTGATGAAGTTCGCCTCCCAGCCCGTGCGCAAGCAGATCAAGGAGCAGGTGCACGACCGCGAGCTGCGCCGCAAGCTCACGCCCGACTACACCATGGGCTGCAAGCGGGTGCTCATCTCGAACGACTACTACCCGACCTTCAACCGCCCCAACGTGGACCTGGTCACCGAGGGCGTCACCGAGGTCCGGGAGCACTCCGTGGTCACCGCCGACGGCGTCGAGCACGAGGTCGACGCCATCATCTTCGGCACCGGTTTCCACGTCACCGATGCCTTCGACTACCTGGACATCAAGGGCCGCAACGGGGTTGACCTGACCAGCCAGTGGCGGGAGAAGGGCCTGGAGACCTACCTGGGCATCGGCGTCTCCGGCTTTCCCAACCTGTTCTTCCTGCTCGGGCCCAACACCGGTCTCGGCCACAACTCGGTGGTGCTGATGATCGAGGCCCAGGCCCGCTATGTGTTGCAGTGCCTCGGGCTGCTCGCCTCCCACGACGTCGCCGCCATGGACGTCCGGCCCGCGCCGCAACGGAAGTTCAACCTGGAGATCCAGCGCAAGCTGCGCAAGGGCGTGTGGAGCGTCGGCGGCTGCAAGAGCTGGTACCTGGACTCGGCCGGCGTGAACCGCACGGTGTGGCCCGGCTTCGTCTGGCAGTACGTGCTGCGGACCAGGAAGGTCCAGCTGGCCGACTACGAGCTGCTGGCGGCGACCCGCGCCGCGACGCCGGTGGGCTGA
- a CDS encoding helix-turn-helix domain-containing protein, with amino-acid sequence MRIDPMTYQRVLGDELRKLRKQRGWTRKVLQGRLQTEVSLQTLATYELGTRQCSVVRLAEICLALEALPHDLLARVHGRIFTDAPGEHIRLELARVVEDAQPELLPLRRWARDRLRAAGARTAEVQLDLPALEQLAELCGVDTVDLMGRLRQVMTR; translated from the coding sequence GTGCGGATCGACCCGATGACATACCAGCGCGTGCTCGGCGACGAGCTACGCAAGCTGCGCAAGCAACGCGGCTGGACCAGGAAGGTGCTGCAGGGCAGGCTGCAGACCGAGGTCTCGCTGCAGACGCTGGCCACCTACGAACTGGGCACCAGGCAGTGCTCGGTGGTCCGGCTGGCCGAGATCTGCCTGGCCCTCGAAGCCCTGCCGCACGACCTGCTGGCCCGCGTGCACGGCCGCATCTTCACCGACGCCCCCGGCGAGCACATCCGTCTCGAGCTCGCCCGCGTGGTGGAAGACGCCCAACCCGAGCTGCTCCCGCTGCGCCGCTGGGCCCGCGACCGCCTGCGCGCGGCCGGCGCCCGGACCGCGGAGGTCCAGCTCGACCTGCCCGCCCTGGAACAACTGGCCGAGCTCTGCGGGGTCGACACCGTCGACCTGATGGGGCGGCTGCGCCAGGTCATGACCCGCTGA
- the tatA gene encoding Sec-independent protein translocase subunit TatA: protein MPFNLFTPTHLVIILVVIVVLFGAKKLPSAARGIGQSLRIFKAEMGAKDGKAEDTAPPAPQQQLNPAPQPPSAQQHNTTQQGNVQS from the coding sequence ATGCCATTCAACTTGTTCACCCCAACTCACCTGGTCATCATCCTTGTGGTGATCGTGGTGCTGTTCGGCGCGAAGAAACTGCCGTCCGCGGCTCGCGGGATCGGGCAGTCGTTGCGGATCTTCAAGGCTGAGATGGGCGCGAAGGACGGCAAGGCCGAAGACACGGCCCCGCCGGCTCCGCAGCAGCAGCTCAACCCGGCTCCGCAGCCGCCAAGCGCCCAGCAGCACAACACGACCCAGCAGGGCAACGTCCAGTCCTGA
- a CDS encoding LCP family protein, whose translation MNDRYRYSGSYRRPARPRNGLRNAKIAVTMASALTLVLTWFGYTQLQQINSGLTTADVIESGTSTESPADGSEDILLVGMDSRTDAQGNPLSPDLLAQLHAGGDDGESNTDTMILVHIPNGGARATAISIPRDSYVDIAGGHGTHKINSAFAWGKNAVLGSLRQQGFSGAQLEVRSNQEGAKTAIRTVQDLTGVTIDHYAQINLAGFYDITQAIGGVQVCLRNPVDDDFSGAHFGAGEQTVSGASALSFVRQRHGLPEGDLDRIHRQQAFMAGMAQKVLSAGTLTDPDKLAALADAVKKSVVLDQGWDLVGFAQQLRGLTGGATQFSTIPIEAISYVTPQDGDAVKVDPFKVRSFVRGLTETTTTKAPPAITVDVLNGAGVAGLAGRTMDLLAAKGYGRGDTGNTATRSSTLVTYGTDGEADARKVASDLGSGIAVSQEPSLAGGHVEVYLGSDYRGPGAQGWAGVGQLALNGSALRAGPTTASDAPITADGVTCVN comes from the coding sequence GTGAACGACCGGTACCGGTACAGCGGCTCGTACCGCCGCCCGGCACGCCCCCGCAACGGCCTGCGCAACGCCAAGATCGCAGTGACCATGGCCTCGGCGCTGACCCTGGTCCTGACCTGGTTCGGCTACACCCAGTTGCAGCAGATCAACAGCGGTCTGACCACCGCCGACGTCATCGAGTCCGGCACCAGCACCGAGTCGCCGGCCGACGGCTCCGAGGACATCCTGCTGGTCGGCATGGACTCCCGGACCGACGCGCAGGGCAACCCGCTGTCGCCGGACCTGCTGGCCCAGCTGCACGCCGGCGGGGACGACGGCGAGTCCAACACCGACACGATGATCTTGGTGCACATCCCCAACGGCGGCGCCCGGGCCACCGCGATCTCCATTCCCCGCGACTCGTACGTCGACATCGCCGGCGGCCACGGCACCCACAAGATCAACTCGGCGTTCGCCTGGGGCAAGAACGCCGTGCTGGGCAGCCTGCGGCAGCAGGGTTTCTCCGGGGCTCAGCTGGAGGTGCGGTCCAACCAGGAGGGCGCCAAGACCGCCATCCGCACCGTGCAGGACCTCACCGGCGTGACCATCGACCACTACGCCCAGATCAACCTGGCCGGGTTCTACGACATCACCCAGGCCATCGGCGGCGTGCAGGTGTGTCTGCGCAACCCCGTCGACGACGACTTCTCCGGCGCGCACTTCGGAGCCGGCGAGCAGACCGTGTCCGGGGCGTCCGCGCTGTCGTTCGTGCGGCAGCGCCATGGGCTGCCCGAGGGCGACCTCGACCGGATTCACCGGCAGCAGGCGTTCATGGCCGGCATGGCCCAGAAGGTGCTGTCCGCCGGGACCCTCACCGATCCCGACAAGCTGGCCGCGCTGGCCGACGCCGTCAAGAAGTCCGTGGTGCTGGACCAGGGCTGGGACCTTGTCGGCTTCGCCCAGCAGCTGCGGGGGTTGACCGGCGGCGCCACCCAGTTCAGCACCATTCCGATCGAGGCCATCTCGTACGTGACGCCGCAGGACGGCGATGCCGTCAAGGTCGACCCGTTCAAGGTGCGCAGTTTCGTGCGGGGGCTCACCGAGACCACCACCACGAAGGCACCGCCCGCGATCACCGTGGACGTGCTCAACGGGGCCGGCGTTGCCGGGTTGGCCGGGCGGACCATGGACCTGCTCGCGGCCAAGGGCTACGGGCGTGGGGACACCGGCAACACCGCTACGCGGTCGTCCACCCTGGTCACCTATGGCACCGACGGCGAGGCCGACGCGCGCAAGGTCGCTTCGGACCTCGGGTCCGGCATTGCCGTGTCCCAGGAGCCCAGCTTGGCCGGTGGCCATGTCGAGGTCTACCTGGGCAGCGACTATCGCGGGCCCGGGGCCCAGGGGTGGGCCGGCGTTGGTCAGCTGGCGCTGAACGGCTCGGCCCTGCGGGCCGGTCCTACCACCGCTTCCGACGCGCCGATCACGGCGGACGGCGTCACCTGCGTGAACTGA
- a CDS encoding S53 family peptidase, which produces MALSRHTMVAILTVGPLSLVSVGAPALAQPTPAFSPLVASVVPGLDRAVRTGALPGSQSISVAVSLKLRNQSELDRLLADQAKGQAKYVTPQQFRDRFGPKQSDVNRVTDYLRSRGLKVTGVSANRLTVDATGTADQLGAAFNTSLARWHDAGLGRDFAAADSTPKVPTSLASLVSGVTGLDEHYVPQRQTAEVSGPKVGSGPGGGYTPSELRSAYGLSGLDADGSGQTLALFEYGKFDQANIDTFDHQYNLPTSPPTVKNIDGGNTDGDSAQAEVELDIEVAHAIAPKANLVVYTAPNTTAAEVDLWNTLVADNVPVVSSSWGLCEYDRSLASMQAVDAVAKQAAAQGMTFFAAGGDAGAYDCERDANTQHAADLAVDFPGSNPYVTSVGGTKLTLNADGTRASETTWNQGGGWAGGGGQSMVFDKPLWQTGDGKRQVPDVSAAASGGEYSVYIQGAWGRNGGTSAAAPLWASYLTLINQRAGILGKLRIGQLNPKLYALAGAAVNDVTVGDNRFYQAGAGFDMASGWGSPNGVTLGDALLG; this is translated from the coding sequence GTGGCCCTGTCCCGCCACACCATGGTCGCGATCCTCACCGTAGGTCCGTTGTCGCTGGTCAGCGTCGGAGCACCCGCGCTGGCCCAGCCGACCCCGGCGTTCTCGCCGCTGGTCGCGAGCGTCGTGCCCGGACTCGACAGAGCGGTGAGAACCGGGGCGTTACCCGGGTCGCAGAGCATTTCCGTCGCGGTCAGCCTGAAGCTGCGCAACCAGTCCGAACTGGACCGACTGCTGGCCGACCAGGCCAAGGGTCAGGCCAAGTACGTTACGCCGCAACAGTTTCGGGACCGTTTCGGACCGAAGCAGTCCGATGTGAACCGCGTCACCGACTACCTGCGCTCCCGTGGCCTCAAGGTCACGGGTGTCAGCGCCAACCGGCTCACGGTGGACGCCACCGGCACCGCCGACCAGCTGGGCGCCGCCTTCAACACCTCGCTGGCCCGCTGGCACGATGCCGGCCTCGGCCGCGACTTCGCCGCCGCCGACTCCACGCCCAAGGTGCCGACCTCGCTGGCCTCGCTGGTCAGCGGCGTGACCGGCCTCGACGAGCACTACGTGCCGCAGCGGCAGACCGCCGAGGTGTCCGGCCCCAAGGTCGGCAGCGGCCCCGGCGGCGGCTACACGCCGTCCGAGTTGCGCTCAGCTTACGGATTGTCCGGATTGGACGCCGACGGCAGCGGTCAGACCCTTGCGCTGTTCGAGTACGGCAAGTTCGACCAGGCCAACATCGACACCTTCGACCACCAGTACAACCTGCCGACCTCGCCGCCGACCGTGAAGAACATCGACGGCGGCAACACCGACGGCGACTCGGCCCAGGCCGAGGTGGAGCTGGACATCGAGGTGGCGCACGCCATCGCGCCCAAGGCCAACCTGGTCGTCTACACCGCGCCGAACACCACGGCGGCCGAGGTGGACCTGTGGAACACGCTGGTCGCCGACAACGTGCCGGTGGTCTCGTCGAGCTGGGGCCTGTGCGAGTACGACCGCAGCCTGGCGTCGATGCAGGCGGTGGACGCGGTGGCCAAGCAGGCCGCGGCCCAGGGCATGACCTTCTTCGCGGCCGGCGGCGACGCCGGCGCCTACGACTGCGAGCGGGACGCCAACACCCAGCACGCGGCCGACCTGGCGGTGGACTTCCCCGGCTCCAACCCGTACGTGACCAGCGTCGGCGGCACGAAGCTGACCCTGAACGCCGACGGCACGCGAGCTTCGGAGACGACCTGGAACCAGGGTGGCGGCTGGGCCGGCGGCGGCGGGCAGTCGATGGTGTTCGACAAGCCGCTGTGGCAGACCGGCGACGGCAAGCGGCAGGTGCCGGACGTGTCGGCGGCGGCCTCCGGCGGCGAGTACTCCGTCTACATCCAGGGCGCCTGGGGCCGCAACGGCGGCACCAGCGCGGCGGCCCCGCTGTGGGCCTCATACCTGACGCTGATCAACCAGCGCGCCGGCATCCTCGGCAAGCTGCGCATCGGCCAGCTCAACCCGAAGCTGTACGCACTGGCCGGCGCGGCTGTCAACGACGTGACAGTCGGCGACAACCGCTTCTATCAGGCCGGTGCCGGGTTCGACATGGCGTCCGGCTGGGGCTCCCCCAACGGAGTCACGCTCGGTGATGCCCTGCTGGGCTGA
- a CDS encoding anti-sigma factor family protein, whose translation MTSPTDHVDVAAYVLGALDESDNALFERHLATCPRCQAELDELSGLPSLLDQVRGSGLLADLLGDDMPGASRGSIAPGTGLSTPPPMLGNSGAFPTAGGAFPGNANPFPSGPPAPPRHSSRQQLGGMPDLSDFRPAPQLPSPPRMEDKVLQGVMVNIADARRKRRRTFVLAAAAAAVLIVGGPLLALGVTGAFGGGPAETIQASSGPVTAKVGLTGDDHGTEVSFELTGVKGPLDCTLYAVSKDGKTRRAVSSWTVDAKGYGNDQNPNSLRIDGNVAIARSDLGRLEFAREGGPDILDITV comes from the coding sequence ATGACATCGCCGACCGACCACGTGGACGTCGCGGCCTACGTGCTGGGGGCACTGGACGAGTCGGACAACGCCCTGTTCGAGCGCCACCTGGCCACCTGTCCGCGCTGCCAGGCCGAGCTGGACGAGCTGTCCGGCCTGCCGTCGCTGCTCGACCAGGTCCGGGGCAGCGGCCTGCTGGCCGACCTGCTCGGCGACGACATGCCCGGCGCGTCGCGGGGCAGCATCGCGCCCGGCACGGGCCTGAGCACGCCCCCGCCGATGCTGGGCAACAGTGGGGCCTTCCCGACCGCCGGCGGCGCCTTCCCGGGCAACGCGAACCCGTTCCCCAGCGGCCCGCCCGCGCCGCCCCGGCACAGCTCCCGTCAGCAGCTGGGCGGCATGCCCGACCTGTCGGACTTCCGGCCGGCGCCGCAGCTGCCGTCGCCGCCGCGGATGGAGGACAAGGTCCTCCAGGGCGTGATGGTCAACATCGCCGACGCCCGGCGCAAGCGCAGGCGCACCTTCGTGCTGGCCGCGGCCGCCGCGGCCGTGCTGATCGTCGGCGGTCCGCTGCTCGCCCTCGGCGTGACCGGCGCGTTCGGCGGCGGGCCCGCGGAGACCATCCAGGCCAGCAGCGGTCCGGTGACCGCCAAGGTCGGCCTGACCGGCGACGACCACGGCACCGAGGTGTCGTTCGAGCTGACCGGGGTGAAGGGTCCGCTGGACTGCACGCTCTACGCCGTGTCCAAGGACGGCAAGACCCGCCGCGCGGTGAGCAGCTGGACCGTGGACGCCAAGGGCTACGGCAACGACCAGAACCCCAACTCGCTGCGCATCGACGGCAACGTCGCGATCGCCCGGTCCGATCTGGGCCGGCTGGAGTTCGCCCGCGAGGGCGGCCCCGACATCCTCGACATCACCGTCTGA
- a CDS encoding sigma-70 family RNA polymerase sigma factor → MTRRDQPVAANAAGGDSTLVTALYQEHRGALFGHVLRLTGGDQQWAEDVVQETLFRAWRNADKLDDAPGLLRAWLFTVARRIVIDGRRSKGARPPETEAGPLEMVAVPDGTDKALSAMVVAEALRSLSPEHREAILQTYLKDRTVNEAAEVLGVPPGTVKSRVYYALRALRRALQDRGMTT, encoded by the coding sequence ATGACCAGACGCGACCAGCCCGTGGCGGCCAACGCCGCCGGCGGGGACTCGACGCTGGTCACCGCCCTCTACCAGGAACACCGCGGCGCGCTGTTCGGCCATGTGCTCCGGCTGACGGGCGGCGACCAGCAGTGGGCCGAGGACGTGGTGCAGGAGACCCTGTTCCGGGCCTGGCGCAATGCCGACAAGCTCGACGACGCCCCCGGCCTGCTCCGGGCGTGGCTGTTCACCGTCGCGCGCCGAATCGTGATCGACGGACGGCGCAGCAAGGGCGCACGCCCGCCGGAGACCGAGGCCGGGCCGCTGGAGATGGTGGCGGTGCCCGACGGCACGGACAAGGCGCTGTCGGCCATGGTGGTGGCCGAGGCGCTGCGCAGCCTGTCGCCGGAGCACCGCGAGGCTATCCTGCAGACATACCTCAAGGACCGGACCGTGAACGAGGCGGCCGAGGTCCTCGGGGTGCCGCCGGGCACGGTGAAGAGCCGGGTGTACTACGCACTGCGGGCCCTGCGGCGAGCCTTGCAGGATCGGGGGATGACCACATGA
- a CDS encoding DUF4142 domain-containing protein yields the protein MIARILVLLAAAVLAMMSPIMAAVAHAAAPGDQGDNSSASQSDQDVLTMVMQSAMWEIQAGGMARNQAQAAVVRTAAATLVADDTALNQQAAQLAGRLGVQLPGQPDADQQGWLSQLHDEAGATFDHDYVNLARQGNGKVFTAVAAARAGTKNDLIKQFAQSAVGTVMKHMTVLEDTRLVDSASLPDPALPQTTDQAQAGAAGQGGATPTTAQVTQQANSTAQPTDDRPSPAVVLVGVLLIGALAWGTVMIIRRVVNSA from the coding sequence ATGATCGCCCGGATCCTCGTGCTGCTCGCGGCCGCCGTGCTCGCCATGATGTCCCCGATCATGGCGGCGGTGGCGCATGCGGCAGCGCCGGGGGATCAGGGCGACAACTCGAGCGCCAGCCAGAGCGACCAGGACGTGCTCACCATGGTCATGCAGTCGGCCATGTGGGAGATCCAGGCCGGCGGCATGGCCCGCAACCAGGCGCAGGCCGCGGTGGTCCGCACGGCCGCCGCGACCCTGGTCGCCGACGACACGGCGCTCAACCAGCAGGCGGCCCAGCTCGCCGGGAGGCTGGGCGTGCAACTGCCCGGCCAGCCCGACGCCGACCAGCAGGGATGGCTCTCGCAGCTGCACGACGAGGCGGGTGCGACCTTCGACCACGACTACGTGAACCTGGCTCGCCAGGGGAACGGAAAGGTGTTCACGGCAGTCGCCGCGGCGCGTGCGGGGACCAAGAACGATCTGATCAAGCAGTTCGCTCAGAGCGCGGTCGGCACGGTCATGAAGCACATGACCGTGCTCGAGGACACCAGGTTGGTGGACTCCGCCTCGCTTCCCGATCCGGCCCTTCCTCAGACGACCGATCAGGCCCAGGCCGGCGCAGCCGGCCAGGGCGGCGCCACCCCGACGACGGCGCAGGTGACCCAGCAGGCCAACAGCACGGCGCAGCCAACCGACGATCGGCCGTCACCGGCCGTCGTTCTCGTCGGTGTGCTGCTCATCGGCGCGTTGGCCTGGGGCACCGTGATGATCATCCGCAGGGTCGTCAACTCCGCATGA